CCACGACGACGTAACCGACGGCAAAACGCTGGAGCGGCTCTTGCCCGTGGTGGAAAAAGCGGGCGGACTGGACGGCCTGTGGCTCAACGCCGGCTACGTTACCGGTGCACCGCTGGAAGTATGCGACCAAGCGATGATTGAAAACATATTTCAAGTCAATGTCTTCGCCCCGATGCTGCAAATGGGCGCACTCTCACCGCATCTGCGTGAAGGCGCGGCGGTGCTGGTAACTTCGTCAACTGCGGTTTATGAAGGAATGCCGCAAGTCTCGCTCTATGCGGCGACCAAAGCGGCGCTGTTGTCGGCGGCACGCTGCTGGACGGCGGAACTTGCGCCACGCAAAATCCGCGTCAATACCCTCGTCCCCGGCCCGATAACCAGCAACCTGCGCTCCATCATTCCCGAAGAAGTCCGCGACCAATTTGAAGAAAATCTGGCGCAAAGCGTGCTGTTCAAACGGGTGGGCGATGCCGAAGAAGCGGCAGCGGTGGCGTTATTCCTGCTTTCTGATGAAGCCAGCTACGTTACCGGCAGCTCCTACACCGTCGATGGCGGACTGCTGCTGCAATAAGCCCCCGCATATTGTTATCGGCCGTCTGCCAAAACGTACAGCCCGACCAAGCCCCCGCCAGCCGCAAAGACCGGGCAGACAACACCGTTGTGCCAAACGCAACCTTCCGCTACGGCACAAACGGCAGCCCGTTGGCCTGATGGGCGGGCAAAGCGGAACGGATTTTGATTTTGTCAAAAAGCACAAAAGGCCGTCTGAAAGTTTCAGACGGCCTTTCGTTATCGCAAACATGAAATAAGCAAGGAGCTTGGGAGGCAAATTCTATGGCTTAATTTGTCGGCATTTTCTCGATACAAATGTTCAAATCAATCAAATTGTCGGATAGCAAAGCGTCGGGCATGGATGCCTGAGCCGCAAACTATGACGATGAAAGGCCGTCTGAAAACAGCTTCCAACGTGGTTGGAGTTGTATTTCAGACGGCCTTTGTGTTTTCAGGCAGCTTTTGGGGACTAGCCCACTTTATCCCCCGGTTGTGCGCCTGCATCCACATCAAGCAGCTTCAGTTTGCCCTCTGCGGTGGCGGCGGAGAGTATCATGCCTTCGGACACGCCGAATTTGGCCATTTTGCGCGGGGCGAAGTTGGCCACGGCGATGACCATGCGGCCGTTGAGTTCGGCGGGATTGGGGTAGCTGGCGGCGATGCCGGAGAAAATCACGCGCTGCTCGAAGCCGAAATCGAGGTCGAATTTGAGCAGCTTGGTGCTGCCTTCGACGGCTTCGCAATTCAATACTTTGGCCACGCGCATGTCGATTTTCATAAAGTCGTCAAACGATGCCTGTTCGGCGACTTTTTCGTATTGGCTTTCGGTTTCGGCGGCTTGGGCGGGCACGGCGGCTGCCTGAATGCTTTGTTTGTTGGCTTCGATTAAGTTGTCCACTTGTGTTTGCTCCACTCGTTGCATGAGGTGTTCGTATTTGTTGACGGCGTGGCCTGCGGGCAGGGTTTGCGCGGCCATGTTCCACGAAAGTGCGGGAATGTTTAAGAACGCGGCGGCCTTCCCGGCAACGCGCGGCAATACGGGGGCGAGATAAACGCTCAATACGGCAAAGGCGTTAATCAGCTCGCTGCATACTTGGTGCAGACGCTCTTCCTGCCCTTCTTGTTTGGCCAGCTCCCACGGTTTGTTGGCATCGGTGTATTCGTTCACGGCATCGGCCAGCGCCATGATGTCGCGCAGGGCTTTGGCGTATTCGCGGTTTTCGTAGTCGGCGGCAATGTTGTCGCGCTCGGCGGCAAGTTTGGCCAGCAGCGGGCTGCCTGAAACGTCTTTCAGACGGCCTTCGAAGCGTTTGGCGATGAAACCTGATGCGCGGGCGGCGATGTTGACGTATTTGCCCACCAAATCGCTGTTGACGCGGGCGATGAAGTCTTGCAGGTTGAGGTCGATGTCTTCGATGCGGCTGTTGAGTTTGGCGGCGATGTAGTAGCGCATCCACTCGGGATTAAGGCCTTGTTCCAGATAGGATTTGGCGGTGATAAACGTGCCGCGCGATTTGGACATTTTCTGGCCGTCCACGGTGAGGAAGCCGTGGGCGAACACGCCGGTGGGGGCGCGGTGGCCGCTGAATTTGAGCATGGCCGGCCAAAACAGGGCGTGGAAATAGAGGATGTCTTTGCCGATGAAGTGGTACATCTCGGTTTGGCTGCCGGCTTGGAAATATTCGTTGTAATCCAGGCCGGTGCGGCCGCACAGGTTTTTGAACGAGGCCATGTAGCCGACGGGCGCGTCCAGCCACACATAAAAATATTTGCCGGGCGCGCCGGGGATTTCAAAGCCGAAATAGGGCGCGTCGCGCGAGATGTCCCAGTCGGAGAGCGTGGTTTCGCCGTTGTCGCCGCTACCGAGCCATTCGTTCATTTTGTTCAGCGCTTCGGCTTGCAGATGCGGCTGTATGCGGCCGTCTGAAAGCTGTGTGCTGCCGGCCGTCCATTCTTTCAGGTAGCCGGCGCATTCGCCGAGCTTGAAGAAGAAATGTTCGGATTCTTTCAATACGGGGGTTGCGCCCGATACGGCGGAATAGGGTTTGATGAGTTCGGTGGGGCTGTATGTCGTGCCGCAGCTTTCGCAGTTGTCGCCGTATTGGTCTTGGGCGTGGCATTTGGGGCATTCGCCTTTGACGAAGCGGTCGGGCAGGAACATGTTTTTTTCGGGGTCGAAAAGCTGTTTGATGACGCGGCTTTCGATTTTGCCGCTGGCTTTGAGGGCGAGATAGATTTGTTCGGAAAGCTCTTTGTTTTCAGGCGAATGGGTGCTGTAGTAATTGTCGTAGCCGATATGGAAGCCGGTGAAGTCGGCCAAATGCTCTTCGCGCACTTTGGCAATCATGTCTTCGGGGGCGATGCCCTGTTTTTGCGCGGCCAGCATCACGGGCGTGCCGTGGGTGTCGTCGGCGCAGCAGTAGTGGCAGTCGTGGCCGCGCAGCTTTTGGAAGCGTACCCAGATGTCGGTTTGGATGTGTTCGACCATGTGGCCGAGGTGGATGCTGCCGTTGGCATAGGGCAGCGCGGAGGTTACGAGGATTTTGCGTTTGGTCATGGAATACGTTC
The sequence above is drawn from the Kingella potus genome and encodes:
- a CDS encoding SDR family NAD(P)-dependent oxidoreductase, whose product is MRFTDKTILITGASSGIGLAGAKRLIAEGARLIITGRTPSRLHAAAALLGERAIVIHDDVTDGKTLERLLPVVEKAGGLDGLWLNAGYVTGAPLEVCDQAMIENIFQVNVFAPMLQMGALSPHLREGAAVLVTSSTAVYEGMPQVSLYAATKAALLSAARCWTAELAPRKIRVNTLVPGPITSNLRSIIPEEVRDQFEENLAQSVLFKRVGDAEEAAAVALFLLSDEASYVTGSSYTVDGGLLLQ
- the metG gene encoding methionine--tRNA ligase, yielding MTKRKILVTSALPYANGSIHLGHMVEHIQTDIWVRFQKLRGHDCHYCCADDTHGTPVMLAAQKQGIAPEDMIAKVREEHLADFTGFHIGYDNYYSTHSPENKELSEQIYLALKASGKIESRVIKQLFDPEKNMFLPDRFVKGECPKCHAQDQYGDNCESCGTTYSPTELIKPYSAVSGATPVLKESEHFFFKLGECAGYLKEWTAGSTQLSDGRIQPHLQAEALNKMNEWLGSGDNGETTLSDWDISRDAPYFGFEIPGAPGKYFYVWLDAPVGYMASFKNLCGRTGLDYNEYFQAGSQTEMYHFIGKDILYFHALFWPAMLKFSGHRAPTGVFAHGFLTVDGQKMSKSRGTFITAKSYLEQGLNPEWMRYYIAAKLNSRIEDIDLNLQDFIARVNSDLVGKYVNIAARASGFIAKRFEGRLKDVSGSPLLAKLAAERDNIAADYENREYAKALRDIMALADAVNEYTDANKPWELAKQEGQEERLHQVCSELINAFAVLSVYLAPVLPRVAGKAAAFLNIPALSWNMAAQTLPAGHAVNKYEHLMQRVEQTQVDNLIEANKQSIQAAAVPAQAAETESQYEKVAEQASFDDFMKIDMRVAKVLNCEAVEGSTKLLKFDLDFGFEQRVIFSGIAASYPNPAELNGRMVIAVANFAPRKMAKFGVSEGMILSAATAEGKLKLLDVDAGAQPGDKVG